One window of the Anopheles cruzii chromosome 2, idAnoCruzAS_RS32_06, whole genome shotgun sequence genome contains the following:
- the LOC128277849 gene encoding aarF domain-containing kinase 1 — MSFRRILKYGIGGSAILGTGLSMHANDYDLNSVGIVRLARAGMTVFDIATTYKTNLYSGTWPDKKASEYLKLKSETHRLAAEKLLELCRTNRGVYIKVGQHIGALEYLLPAEYVTTMKVLHSNAPQNPVEDLYRVIRQDLRIEPSELFDSFDPEPLGTASLAQVHRATLKDGREVAVKVQHPYVKGNSIVDIKTMEVLVKLVAWTFPDFKFQWLVDESKRNLPVELDFAHEGRNAEKVREMFRHYRWLKIPGVIWEYTTSRVLMMEYTPGGQVNDIEYIQRERLDPYDIANKIGQLYSNMIFVNGFVHSDPHPGNILVRKAEGNGGTEIVLLDHGLYAELTEKFRYNYSQLWLSILRVDQPAMKRYAHALGVEGSMWGLFACMVTGRPWNSVIHGVDKVKQDDEEKEMMQKEGKLVLPHISDVLEKVDRQMLLVLKTNDLIRGIETTLRTQNRMTAFWVMSKCCVKSIGAQEYLTAPDTWSKLAICLREQWSILKLNLYYLYRGIVSLHLLSTLKMIL; from the exons ATGTCCTTTCGACGCATCCTCAAGTATGGTATCGGCGGAAGTGCCATCCTCGGGACGGGTCTGAGTATGCACGCAAACGATTATGACCTCAACTCGGTCGGAATCGTGCGACTGGCACGGGCGGGGATGACCGTTTTCGACATTGCCACCACCTACAAAACGAACCTGTACAGTGGCACATGGCCAGACAAAAAAGCCTCCGAGTACCTGAAACTGAAGAGTGAAACGCACAGATTGGCGGCCGAAAAGTTGCTAGAACTATGTCGCACGAACCGCGGGGTTTACATCAAGGTTGGCCAACACATCGGCGCGCTTGAGTATCTGTTGCCGGCCGAGTACGTCACCACGATGAAAGTTCTGCACAGCAACGCTCCCCAGAACCCGGTCGAAGATCTGTACCGTGTGATTCGCCAGGATTTGCGCATCGAACCGAGTGAActgttcgattcgttcgatcCGGAACCGCTCGGTACAGCCTCGCTGGCCCAGGTCCACAGGGCAACGCTTAAAGATGGCCGTGAGGTGGCAGTGAAGGTCCAACACCCATATGTCAAAGGCAATTCAATCGTGGACATCAAAACGATGGAAGTGCTTGTGAAGCTGGTCGCGTGGACGTTTCCCGATTTTAAGTTTCAGTGGTTGGTGGACGAATCGAAGCGCAACCTGCCGGTAGAGCTGGACTTTGCCCACGAAGGCCGCAATGCGGAGAAGGTGCGCGAAATGTTCCGCCACTATCGGTGGCTGAAGATACCGGGCGTGATCTGGGAGTACACAACCTCCCGGGTGCTGATGATGGAGTATACGCCGGGCGGCCAGGTGAACGATATCGAGTACATTCAGCGGGAGCGGCTCGACCCTTACGATATCGCGAACAAGATCGGTCAGCTTTACTCGAATATGATTTTTGTGAACGGCTTCGTTCACAGCGATCCGCATCCGGGAAACATTCTGGTGCGGAAGGCGGAGGGAAACGGAGGGACTGAGATTGTGCTGCTCGACCATGGTCTGTACGCGGAGCTGACGGAAAAGTTCCGGTACAACTACTCGCAACTGTGGCTCAGCATTCTGCGTGTCGATCAACCGGCCATGAAGCGATACGCGCACGCGCTCGGCGTGGAGGGATCGATGTGGGGCCTGTTTGCTTGCATGGTGACGGGCCGACCCTGGAACTCGGTCATTCACGGCGTGGACAAAGTGAAACAAGACGATGAAGAG AAAGAAATGATGCAAAAAGAGGGAAAACTCGTTCTGCCACACATTTCCGACGTCCTGGAAAAGGTAGATCGGCAGATGCTGCTAGTGCTGAAAACAAACGACCTCATACGGGGCATCGAAACGACACTGCGCACCCAAAACCGAATGACGGCATTCTGGGTGATGTCAAAGTGCTGCGTCAAGAGTATAGGCGCACAAGAGTATCTGACCGCACCGGATACGTGGAGCAAGCTCGCGATCTGCCTGCGGGAACAGTGGTCCATACTGAAACTGAACCTGTATTACCTCTACCGGGGGATAGTCTCCTTACATTTACTCTCAACCCTCAAGATGATCCTCTAA
- the LOC128278465 gene encoding uncharacterized protein LOC128278465 translates to MVHSEEKQWQMMFLFPIPEAVQDGIVYCQRSLRDFVKLHETLAAQINKLGGNQRTKARQYLKELEEEIVSIGGEQKILVGLLTENLRSFQLYVRVTKMVNIGNEMADGYVTYLLRRSMEMPAVPKKLPPGVTVRRSAAELAEHYSIENILKLYRDECGRKSKHPQWPSGSKEDEEKQKPTVSSQRPVTVSPSRSLLKRRQDRPVESEPLVTNVASRQERRPFEGIGKQQQSREQIPLEVKQKSVVAVAASGTPSKQSRKESIEVKVEYPEPKQQWPLPSGVWKPGSRGRPPNAAKRAAALLEATQKLQTKVPIAIKVPKPQVVVEVVESSNDSSGDEPVEMTAAYRQSRSNLQQALANLVGHRKCDEAVTARPMLTAAANLAKRVKPTTTTTSSGGAKLVRYSSSTVIEISSGSSPNSRSSSPSSADSFDRRSPVSDFPPIASEPPVPTPLSIYELEQPAFLKFFGLYTPKEVQALRERKRERKRRSCNSTERKDFHYGRFDYYEQQQRRTVSQRPVLYSPPVTVAKKRKALPPAPTASSSVQVAGGSSGGSAAGPSASFKHILGGLEDTSCFVCLKRGYTEELSSCMNCCNIYHIDCHEFSDPKASDEHLIRQRENLCPNCL, encoded by the exons ATGGTGCACAGCGAGGAAAAGCAATGGCAAATGATGTTTCTGTTCCCGATCCCGGAAGCGGTGCAAGATGGCATTGTGTACTGCCAGCGTTCGTTACGCGATTTCGTCAAACTTCACGAG ACTTTGGCCGCCCAAATCAATAAGCTAGGCGGAAATCAG CGTACGAAAGCCCGACAATATTTGAAGGAGTTGGAAGAGGAAATTGTCAGCATCGGAGGCGAACAGAAAATCCTCGTCGGTTTGCTGACGGAGAACCTACGCAGCTTCCAACTTTACGTGCGTGTGACGAAGATGGTCAATATTGGGAACGAAATGGCCGACGGGTACGTAACATATCTCCTGCGTCGGTCCATGGAAATGCCCGCTGTACCGAAGAAACTTCCACCGGGTGTCACAGTTCGTCGGAGCGCTGCTGAACTTGCCGAGCACTACAG TATTGAAAATATCCTCAAACTATACCGCGATGAGTGTGGCCGTAAATCAAAGCATCCACAGTGGCCGTCGGGTTCGAaggaagacgaagaaaagcAGAAACCGACCGTTTCGAGCCAACGACCGGTAACGGTTAGTCCATCACGGTCGCTGCTGAAGCGCAGGCAGGATCGGCCCGTCGAGTCCGAGCCATTAGTTACAAATGTTGCCTCTCGCCAAGAGCGACGGCCATTTGAAGGAAtcggcaaacaacaacagtcacGAGAGCAAATTCCTCTGGAAGTGAAGCAGAAATCGGTTGTAGCGGTTGCGGCGAGTGGCACCCCAAGCAAGCAGTCACGGAAAGAATCGATTGAGGTTAAGGTGGAGTACCCCGAGCCGAAGCAACAGTGGCCGCTGCCGAGCGGCGTGTGGAAGCCAGGTTCTCGCGGCAGGCCACCAAATGCGGCCAAAAGGGCTGCAGCATTGCTAGAGGCGACTCAAAAATTGCAAACCAAAGTACCAATTGCAATTAAAGTACCAAAGCCACAGGTCGTCGTTGAGGTCGTGGAGTCGAGCAATGATTCATCGGGTGATGAACCGGTCGAGATGACGGCCGCCTATCGACAGAGTCGCAGTAATTTGCAGCAGGCGCTCGCCAACCTGGTCGGTCATCGGAAATGTGACGAAGCTGTGACAGCGCGACCCATGCTGACCGCAGCCGCCAACTTAGCGAAGCGCGTTAAACCTACGACAACGACCACCTCTTCGGGTGGTGCCAAACTCGTCAGATACAGCTCATCAACCGTGATCGAGATTTCGAGTGGTTCCTCTCCAAACTCACGCTCTTCGTCGCCCTCTTCGGCCGATTCGTTCGATCGCCGCTCACCGGTCAGTGACTTTCCGCCGATCGCTAGCGAACCACCCGTCCCGACGCCGCTCAGCATCTACGAGCTGGAACAGCCGGcgtttttgaaatttttcgGTCTATACACCCCCAAAGAGGTGCAGGCATTGCGCGAACGGAAACGGGAACGCAAGCGACGCAGCTGCAACAGCACCGAGCGGAAAGATTTTCACTACGGACGCTTCGATTATTacgaacagcaacagcgacgCACCGTCTCGCAACGTCCCGTCCTGTACTCGCCGCCCGTTACGGTGGCCAAGAAACGCAAAGCTCTTCCTCCTGCTCCGACGGCGTCCAGCTCCGTGCAAGTtgccggcggcagcagtggtggttctgctgctggaccTAGTGCATCATTTAAACATATCCTAGGCGGATTGGAAGACACGAGTTGTTTCGTTTGCCTCAAGCGGG GATACACCGAAGAGCTAAGCTCATGTATGAACTGTTGCAACATCTACCACATCGATTGCCACGAGTTCAGCGACCCAAAGGCCAGCGACGAGCATTTGATCCGCCAGCGGGAAAACCTTTGCCCGAACTGTCTCTAG
- the LOC128268744 gene encoding 60S ribosomal protein L18a encodes MKAKGVLKEYQVIGRKLPSEREPNPPLFKMHIFAPDQIVAKSRFWYFLRQLRKFKKATGEIVSVKRIMEKTPLKVKNFGIWLRYDSRSGTHNMYREYRDLTVGGAVTQCYSDMASRHRARAHSIQVIKVEAIAASKTRRAHIKQFHDSKIRFPLVQRYHHKRYRKLFSYRRPVTYYM; translated from the exons ATGAAAGCTAAAGGAGTG ctgAAAGAATACCAGGTGATCGGGCGCAAGCTGCCCTCGGAGCGCGAACCGAACCCGCCGCTCTTCAAGATGCACATCTTCGCCCCGGACCAGATTGTGGCCAAGTCGCGTTTCTGGTACTTCCTGCGCCAGCTGCGCAAGTTCAAGAAGGCCACCGGCGAGATCGTGTCGGTGAAACGCATCATGGAGAAGACACCGCTGAAGGTGAAAAACTTTGGCATCTGGCTGCGGTACGATTCGCGTTCCGGAACGCACAACATGTACCGCGAGTATCGTGATCTGaccgtcggtggtgccgtgACGCAGTGCTACAGCGACATGGCTTCCCGTCACCGTGCCCGTGCCCATTCGATTCAG GTTATCAAGGTGGAAGCGATCGCGGCTTCGAAGACGCGCCGTGCTCACATTAAGCAGTTCCACGATTCGAAGATTCGTTTTCCACTCGTCCAGCGCTATCACCACAAGCGCTACCGGAAGCTGTTCTCGTACCGTCGCCCGGTTACCTACTACATGTAA
- the LOC128268743 gene encoding cysteine--tRNA ligase, cytoplasmic has product MAKRVQPTWQVPEEKPAPRLHLYNSLTRRKELFVPRDGRNVRWYSCGPTVYDASHMGHARSYISFDILRRVLADYFGYNVLYVMNITDIDDKIIKRARQNHLYERYLEEAKVAPLERLLDDSQEVMAAFREIVARTTDTDKRAMMDRMLERLSVALDNLSLAVSTGDAAKIDQAQEQLLRDSKDPLSDHLDAKRGSTVTENAIFETLPRYWEDEFHKDMCALNVRPADILTRVSEYVPQIVAYIERIIANGLAYEANGSVYFDVARFDGRPEHHYAKLVPEAYGDAKQLQEGEGDLSTGEDRLGEKRSPNDFALWKASKAGEPWWASPWGKGRPGWHIECSAMASDICGDYLDIHTGGVDLKFPHHDNELAQSEAHDGSSEWVKYFLHTGHLTIAGCKMSKSLKNFVTIQQALERHTATQLRLAFLLHSWKDTLDYSDNTMEMAVQYERLLNEFFLNVKDLTRHVLTGQPRDTFDPWTPVEAALERKFGETKAAVHEALCDNVDTRTALDAIRGLVSLSNVYIKEHRGALNALLLRRIAAYCTDLLHIFGAIEGPRGGIGFPIGSGGAASTATGDLEQIVMPYLSTLAEFRMAVREQARTLKATDILKLCDTLRDDLLPALGVRLEDRDDGTPSALKLVPAEQLAKERETKRAEELRRAEEKERKRAETAAAQAAKDAQRKVNPMEMFLGETDKYSAFDLATGLPTHDAEGKEVSKGQLKKLQKLQQAQEKRYQEYLASSRA; this is encoded by the exons ATGGCAAAACGTGTCCAACCGACGTGGCAGGTGCCGGAAGAGAAGCCGGCCCCTCGGCTGCATCTTTACAACAGCTTGACGCGCCGGAAGGAGCTGTTTGTGCCGCGGGATGGCCGTAACGTGCGGTGGTACAGCTGTGGTCCGACCGTGTACGATGCGTCGCACATGGGCCACGCCCGATCCTACATCAGCTTCGACATACTGCGCCGTGTGCTGGCCGATTACTTCGGCTACAACGTGCTGTACGTGATGAACATTACCGACATCGACGACAAGATCATCAAACGGGCCCGACAGAACCACCTGTACGAGCGGTACCTGGAGGAAGCGAAGGTGGCTCCCCTCGAGCGGTTACTCGACGATAGCCAGGAGGTGATGGCCGCCTTCCGGGAGATCGTCGCACGCACCACCGATACCGACAAGCGTGCGATGATGGACCGGATGTTGGAACGGCTTTCGGTGGCGCTGGACAATCTCAGCCTTGCGGTCAGTACTGGTGACGCAGCAAAGATCGATCAAGCGCAGGAGCAGTTGTTGCGCGACTCTAAAGATCCCCTCTCGGACCATCTCGATGCGAAACGGGGCTCCACGGTGACGGAGAATGCGATCTTCGAAACGTTACCACGGTACTGGGAGGACGAGTTTCACAAGGATATGTGTGCGCTGAACGTGCGGCCAGCCGACATACTGACGCGGGTCAGCGAGTACGTACCGCAGATTGTGGCGTACATCGAACGCATCATCGCCAACGGGTTGGCTTACGAAGCAAACGGATCGGTGTACTTTGATGTGGCACGTTTCGATGGTCGCCCCGAGCACCATTACGCGAAACTCGTCCCGGAAGCGTACGGGGACGCGAAGCAGCTGCAGGAAGGCGAAGGCGATCTAAGCACCGGTGAAGATAGGTTGGGCGAGAAGCGATCGCCGAATGATTTCGCACTCTGGAAAGCAAGCAAAGCGGGCGAACCGTGGTGGGCCAGCCCCTGGGGTAAGGGCCGTCCCGGATGGCACATCGAGTGCTCGGCCATGGCTTCGGACATTTGCGGTGACTACTTGGACATCCACACCGGAGGCGTGGATCTAAAGTTTCCCCATCACGACAACGAGCTGGCACAGAGCGAGGCGCACGACGGGAGCAGCGAGTGGGTCAAGTACTTCCTGCACACGGGTCACCTCACGATCGCTGGCTGTAAGATGTCGAAATCGTTGAAAAACTTCGTCACCATTCAGCAGGCACTCGAACGCCACACGGCCACCCAGCTGCGGTTAGCGTTTTTGCTGCACTCGTGGAAGGACACGCTCGATTACTCCGACAACACGATGGAGATGGCCGTCCAGTACGAGCGGCTGTTGAACGAGTTCTTTCTCAACGTGAAGGATCTGACGCGCCATGTGCTGACGGGGCAACCACGCGATACCTTCGATCCGTGGACTCCGGTTGAGGCCGCGTTGGAGCGTAAGTTCGGTGAGACGAAAGCTGCCGTCCACGAAGCACTCTGCGATAACGTTGACACGCGCACCGCACTCGATGCCATCCGAGGGCTCGTGTCTTTGAGCAACGTGTACATCAAGGAGCACCGAGGTGCCCTCAACGCGTTGCTTCTCCGGCGTATCGCTGCGTACTGCACGGATCTGTTGCACATCTTCGGTGCCATCGAAGGTCCACGGGGTGGCATCGGGTTCCCGATCGGCTCCGGAGGAGCTGCCAGCACTGCCACGGGTGAT CTCGAACAGATCGTTATGCCGTACCTCTCGACACTGGCCGAGTTCCGCATGGCGGTTCGCGAGCAGGCTCGTACGCTGAAGGCGACCGACATCCTTAAACTTTGCGATACCCTTCGCGATGATCTTCTGCCAGCGCTGGGCGTGCGGCTCGAGGATCGCGACGATGGGACACCGTCCGCGCTTAAACTGGTTCCGGCCGAACAGCTCGCGAAGGAACGTGAAACAAAACGAGCGGAAGAGCTGCGTCGGGCGGAggaaaaagaacgcaaacGAGCGGAAACAGCGGCGGCACAAGCGGCAAAGGATGCCCAGCGAAAGGTGAATCCGATGGAAATGTTCCTCGGCGAGACGGACAAGTACTCGGCATTCGATTTGGCTACCGGACTGCCAACGCACGATGCAGAAGGGAAAGAAGTTAGCAAGGGTCAGCTGAAGAAGCTGCAGAAATTGCAACAAGCGCAAGAGAAGCGCTACCAGGAGTATCTGGCGTCGAGCCGGGCGTGA
- the LOC128277012 gene encoding uncharacterized protein LOC128277012, whose product MFTCHCLNVSIAINDETVLERLKSNSNLPRPVIAGNTGAVAELQTPRELANFFKEAIGPLAEVDVRVRLTTLLKTIPCEGWQIGKCVNCDCHVFARDARNPSNLIVNASLVTTNETISRLATLENYSQTYQLVLDPRSNGFRGFFRKDQYRGLFTATANTVDSTNDRNELLETFREFMLAQTQAVNERIARFTQEQNELLSGIRDRAEQDFLFLAQSFVPELVDSARGTAAAGVALLARSDSDRRMVVEEEQSQPAMGDDGQQRTADGSTVLNPSKALEQLLAAAATEPVTPSAVGSEMETPPPTPECMPMSTGNSPPSIAATSASGGSTSSSVASKTNGARSVVVGPLDGGGAASVFQSRAAGPFNSNAGNTINNNHAKTTTSGSINLGAINNKATLAQQLHSTSTNRFANHPSPMAAPVVSSGGGLTMTGSAGSHARFSSGQQQQQSSPDSDCLFDIDGMENDKTPPPDTFSDEDECDFDDATDNNNREGGVCIPRYQQYGRQHSSIAKSLPISAPKTMTQFRANEDDLDEMTEDNVDIAASIKALARSVHGDAVFGDLPRPQVQRFNDSQI is encoded by the exons ATGTTTACTTGCCACTGCCTAAACGTGTCGATAGCCATAAACGATGAAACTGTGCTGGAAAGGTTGAAATCAAACTCTAATCTGCCGCGTCCGGTCATTGCCGGCAACACCGGTGCCGTGGCGGAGCTGCAAACGCCGCGAGAGCTAGCGAACTTCTTCAAGGAG GCCATCGGACCATTGGCGGAGGTCGACGTGCGCGTCCGGCTGACGACGCTGCTGAAGACAATCCCGTGCGAAGGATGGCAAATCGGGAAGTGTGTGAACTGTGACTGTCACGTGTTTGCGCGCGATGCGCGAAACCCGTCGAATCTCATCGTCAACGCGTCGCTTGTG ACCACCAACGAAACGATTAGCCGGCTGGCGACGCTAGAGAACTACTCGCAAACCTACCAACTGGTGCTCGATCCACGCTCGAACGGCTTCCGGGGCTTCTTCCGGAAGGACCAGTACCGCGGCCTGTTCACCGCGACCGCCAACACCGTCGACAGTACGAACGATCGGAACGAGCTGCTGGAAACGTTCCGCGAGTTTATGCTCGCGCAAACGCAGGCCGTCAACGAGCGGATCGCTCGTTTCACTCAAGAGCAGAACGAGCTGCTGTCGGGCATCCGCGATCGGGCCGAGcaagattttcttttcctcgcGCAATCATTTGTACCTGAGCTAGTAGATAGCGCACgtggcaccgccgccgccggggtcGCTTTGTTGGCCCGCTCCGACAGTGATCGCCGCATGGTGGTAGAAGAGGAACAATCGCAACCGGCGATGGGCGACGACGGACAACAACGAACGGCGGACGGATCGACGGTGTTGAACCCGTCGAAAGCACTCGAGCAGCTgctcgctgccgccgctaccGAACCAGTGACACCCAGTGCCGTCGGAAGTGAGATGGaaacgccgccaccgacaccggagTGTATGCCAATGTCGACTGGCAATAGTCCACCGTCCATCGCGGCCACTTCCGCTAGCGGTGGCAGCACCTCTTCGTCGGTGGCCTCGAAAACTAACGGAGCgcgcagcgtcgtcgtcggacctctcgatggtggtggcgccgcGAGCGTTTTTCAGAGCCGCGCGGCTGGTCCGTTCAACAGCAACGCAGGGAACACCATTAATAACAACCACGCGAAAACTACTACTAGTGGTAGTATCAACCTAGGTGCCATCAACAATAAAGCTACACTAGCGCAGCAGCTACATTCCACCAGTACAAATCGATTTGCCAATCACCCGTCACCGatggcggcgccggtggtcAGTTCCGGCGGTGGTCTGACGATGACGGGCAGCGCGGGCTCTCACGCGCGGTTCAGTAGcggacagcaacagcagcaaagtTCGCCCGACTCGGACTGCCTGTTCGATATCGATGGCATGGAGAACGACaaaacgccgccgccggatacCTTCTCCGACGAGGATGAGTGCGATTTCGACG ACGCTACCGACAATAACAACCGGGAGGGTGGGGTGTGCATCCCGCGCTACCAACAGTACGGTCGGCAGCACAGCTCGATCGCGAAaagtcttcccatttcggcGCCGAAGACAATGACACAGTTCCGCGCGAACGAAGATGATCTCGATGAG ATGACGGAGGACAATGTAGATATTGCGGCCAGCATAAAGGCGCTGGCCAGAAGCGTCCATGGGGACGCCGTGTTCGGTGATCTGCCTCGGCCGCAGGTGCAACGATTCAACGATTCGCAAATCTGA
- the LOC128269155 gene encoding eukaryotic translation initiation factor 3 subunit M, which translates to MQGPAVFIDAEIEDQAQELRKFFKKLGAEISEEKSSKGIEDDLHKIIGVCDVCFKDNTHTPEEIDAVLNSVVSIVVSIPLERGENLILSFCDKMTKAKEPNLARVCLQSLWRLFTNLEVTSPLRYHVYYHLVQVAKQVNQVKEVFTGVDQLKAQFAQCPPSNEQMQKLYRLLHDVLKDTNSELASKVMIELLGTYTAENASYAREDAMKCIVTALADPNTFLLDPLLSLKPVRFLEGELIHDLLSVFVSEKLPSYLQFYKNHKEFVNSQGLNHEQNIKKMRLLSFMQLAESNPDMTFSQLQEELQISEEEVEPFIIEVLKTKLVRARMDQRARKVHISSTMHRTFSRPQWQQLRDLLLSWKSNLTLVQDNINSVAAAQSELAQRQ; encoded by the exons ATGCAAGGTCCAGCCGTTTTCATCGATGCCGAGATCGAGGATCAG GCGCAAGAGCTGCGGAAATTCTTCAAGAAGCTAGGTGCCGAAATCAGCGAAGAAAAGTCTAGCAAGGGCATCGAAGATGATTTGCACAAGATCATCGGTGTTTGCGATGTGTGCTTCAAGgacaacacgcacacaccggaggAAATCGATGCCGTCCTGAACAGCGTCGTGTCGATCGTTGTTTCCATTCCACTGGAGCGCGGAGAGAACCTGATTCTGTCCTTTTGCGACAAGATGACCAAGGCGAAGGAGCCGAATCTGGCCCGTGTTTGTTTGCAATC TTTGTGGCGTCTGTTTACCAATCTGGAGGTGACTTCGCCGTTGCGCTACCACGTCTACTATCACCTGGTACAAGTGGCCAAACAGGTGAATCAGGTGAAGGAAGTGTTTACCGGGGTCGATCAGCTGAAGGCCCAGTTTGCCCAGTGCCCACCGTCGAACGAGCAGATGCAGAAGCTTTACCGTTTGCTCCATGACGTACTGAAGGACACCAACAGTGAGCTGGCGTCGAAGGTAATGATCGAACTGCTCGGAACGTATACTGCCGAGAACGCGTCTTACGCGCGTGAAGATGCAATGAAGTGCATTGTTACGGCGCTGGCCGATCCCAACACCTTCCTGCTCGATCCGTTGCTTTCGCTGAAACCGGTCCGTTTCTTGGAGGGCGAACTGATCCATGATCTGCTGTCGGTGTTTGTCTCGGAAAAGCTCCCCAGCTATCTGCAGTTCTACAAGAACCACAAGGAATTCGTCAACTCTCAGG GATTGAACCACGAACAGAACATTAAGAAGATGCGCCTGCTGTCGTTTATGCAGCTGGCTGAGAGCAACCCAGATATGACGTTCAGCCAACTGCAGGAGGAGCTGCAGATCAGCGAAGAGGAAGTGGAACCGTTCATCATTGAGGTGCTGAAAACCAAGCTGGTCCGTGCCCGGATGGACCAGCGTGCCCGCAAGGTTCACATTTCCAGCACCATGCACCGGACGTTCAGTCGACCTCAGTGGCAGCAGCTGCGTGATTTGCTGCTCTCGTGGAAAAGCAATCTTACTCTCGTTCAAGACAACATCAACTCGGTCGCCGCCGCTCAGTCTGAGCTGGCGCAACGGCAGTGA